One window of Papaver somniferum cultivar HN1 chromosome 9, ASM357369v1, whole genome shotgun sequence genomic DNA carries:
- the LOC113313035 gene encoding uncharacterized protein LOC113313035, producing MERLYEVASPRTHSVDLLQKTCTCHKWRVNGFPCAHACSAIQATREDIYSFVEPYFTTERYNKTYQEIILPIPNYDKPQAYDPSDRIIVLIPVPPPGRRKAQRFKNAWEKQKRPMMCTKCFTLGHHNRASCPML from the coding sequence ATGGAAAGATTGTATGAAGTCGCATCACCCCGGACTCATTCTGTAGATCTATTGCAGAAAACTTGTACATGTCACAAGTGGCGAGTTAATGGTTTTCCTTGCGCACATGCTTGTAGTGCAATTCAAGCTACGAGGGAGGATATCTattcatttgttgagccatacttcACCACTGAAAGGTACAACAAGACATACCAGGAGATCATCTTGCCAATCCCCAATTATGATAAGCCACAGGCTTATGATCCCAGTGATAGGATTATTGTTCTTATTCCTGTTCCTCCACCTGGTAGACGGAAAGCACAGCGTTTCAAGAATGCTTGGGAGAAGCAAAAGAGAcctatgatgtgcacaaagtgcttcacCCTTGGTCACCACAACAGAGCTTCATGCCCCATGCTTTGA
- the LOC113307646 gene encoding mitochondrial succinate-fumarate transporter 1-like, which yields MGEEEDEQKKKMMRKPIPPYMKAISGSVGGIVEACCLQPIDVIKTRLQLDRSGVYKGISHCGNTVIKTEGVRALWKGLTPFATHLTLKYALRMGSNAMFQTAFKDRDTGKLSYQGRLMSGFGAGVLEALVIVTPFEVVKIRLQQQKGLSPELLKYKGPVHCATTIVRQEGILGLWAGAAPTVMRNGTNQAAMFTAKNTIDVILWKKHEGDGKVIQPWQSMVSGFLAGTVGPVCTGPFDVVKTRLMAQSRSANDVKYTGMVHAIRTIFQEEGLRALWKGLLPRLMRIPPGQAIMWTVADQVTGFYEKRYN from the exons AtgggggaagaagaagatgaacagaagaagaagatgatgaggaaaCCAATCCCACCATACATGAAAGCAATATCAGGATCAGTAGGAGGCATAGTTGAAGCATGTTGTTTGCAACCAATAGATGTGATAAAAACAAGATTGCAATTAGATAGAAGTGGTGTTTACAAAGGGATATCACATTGTGGTAATACTGTTATAAAGAcagaaggtgttagagcattatGGAAAGGATTAACACCATTTGCTACTCATTTAACCCTCAAATATGCACTTAGAATGGGTTCTAATGCTATGTTCCAAACTGCATTCAAAGATAGAGATACCGGGAAGCTTAGTTATCAAGGGAGATTGATGTCTGGGTTTGGTGctggtgttcttgaagctcttgttATTGTTACACCATTTGAG GTGGTGAAGATTAGATTGCAGCAGCAGAAAGGACTAAGCCCTGAGCTCCTCAAGTACAAAGGACCTGTACACTGTGCAACCACTATCGTTCGTCAAGAAGGCATCCTCGGGCTCTGGGCAGGGGCTGCACCAACTGTTATGCGAAATGGAACAAACCAGGCAGCCATGTTCACAGCCAAGAACACTATAGATGTGATTTTATGGAAAAAGCATGAAGGGGATGGGAAGGTAATCCAGCCATGGCAGTCCATGGTATCAGGGTTCTTAGCTGGAACTGTAGGTCCTGTATGCACTGGACCGTTTGATGTCGTGAAAACAAGGCTGATGGCTCAAAGTCGTTCTGCAAATGATGTGAAGTATACTGGCATGGTCCACGCCATCAGAACCATATTCCAAGAAGAAGGTTTGCGTGCTTTGTGGAAAGGGTTGCTGCCTCGGCTCATGAGGATTCCACCTGGTCAGGCCATCATGTGGACTGTGGCTGACCAAGTGACCGGCTTTTATGAGAAGAGATACAACTAG
- the LOC113313036 gene encoding glutamic acid-rich protein-like, translated as MSVRDPQLLLPRLIRACANHEIVVPEVAVEESRKSPATKTKEASTSVKRAKDTNKPYRSGFHAINEFVNKYLEEDGEVRKKDCEKFWFTYFQLEKQKESPFWPILDVFVYKKAEKKEEEKSEKKKQKKRDVWFKNPDSILKVVNQFRHDNSGENVFVFNTAEEKQYVEVESMPEDLVLIFGLPMVESEPVEGESTKTQAEMRYGSLITRMKLKDPTKLGKLDVENEILRIMKLKPKLDREIERNAEDLYWFSEHNNSMTPSNEQGFSRFLRWVISDISNTIEKAINESMKKKNRQQNSTDALKRKLYIALQQRDEALEELSDLQVKHEKLVSFIEEKIKKIHAADPRNVENDKDLVDLFVDTLQEIISFNKELKREDERDDDDQEEEEGEKGNDDEKCEKCGDIHDDSDDDDEEEEGGDEEDRTESEKNKVPSETPKKPSTSMPQKNEDQQDQMDLDNQDVRNTTQTYEIDEAAIIASQAISQLDPKCMLPVEEDVFFLTQGEETENGTYTSI; from the exons ATGTCAGTGCGAGATCCTCAGCTTCTTCTGCCTCGTCTAATTCGTGCTTGCGCTAATCATG AAATTGTTGTACCAGAAGTTGCTGTAGAAGAAAGTAGAAAATCACCAGCAACAAAGACTAAAGAAGCTTCAACATCTGTTAAAAGAGCCAAAG ATACAAACAAACCTTATAGATCAGGTTTTCATGCAATCAATGAGTTTGTGAACAAGTACCTTGAGGAAGATGGAGAAGTAAGGAAAAAGGATTGTGAAAAATTCTGGTTCACATACTTTCAGTTAGAGAAGCAAAAGGAGAGCCCTTTTTGGCCTATATTAGATGTCTTTGTTTACAAGAAagctgaaaagaaagaggaggaaaagTCAGAGAAGAAAAAGCAGAAGAagagagatgtgtggttcaagaaTCCAGACTCAATCTTGAAGGTTGTGAACCAATTCCGCCATGATAATTCAGGGGAAAATGTTTTCGTTTTCAATACTGCCGAGGAGAAACAGTATGTGGAAGTAGAAAGTATGCCAGAAGACTTggttttaatttttgggttacCTATGGTGGAATCAGAACCTGTAGAAGGAGAAAGTACCAAAACTCAAGCTGAGATGAGATATGGTTCACTGATAACCCGAATGAAACTGAAGGATCCAACTAAGTTGGGGAAACTAGATGTGGAGAATGAAATCTTGCGTATAATGAAGTTAAAACCAAAGTTGGATAGAGAGATTGAAAGAAATGCTGAGGACTTG TACTGGTTTTCTGAACATAACAACAGCATGACGCCAAGCAATGAACAAGGTTTCTCTAGGTTTCTAAGGTGGGTAATAAGTGACATCAGCAATACAATCGAGAAAGCCATTAATGAATCTATGAAAAAG AAAAATAGGCAACAAAATAGCACAGATGCACTGAAGAGAAAGCTGTACATAGCACTACAGCAAAGAGATGAAGCATTGGAAGAGCTTTCTGACTTGCAGGTTAAACATGAAAAGCTTgttagcttcattgaagaaaaaatcaaaaaaattcatGCAGCTGATCCGAGGAATGTGGAAAATGATAAGGATCTTGTTGATTTATTTGTTGACACCTTGCAAGAAATCATTTCATTTAACAAAGAATTAAAAAGAGAGGATGAACGTGATGATGATGACCAGGAGGAGGAGGAAGGTGAGAAAGGTAatgatgatgagaaatgtgagaaATGTGGTGATATACatgatgatagtgatgatgatgatgaggaggaggagggtgGTGATGAGGAGGATAGAACTGAATCCGAAAAGAACAAAGTTCCATCCGAAACTCCTAAAAAGCCAAG CACTTCTATGCCACAGAAAAATGAAGATCAACAAGACCAGATGGACCTTGATAACCAGGATGTCAGAAATACCACTCAAACATATGAAATTGATGAAGCTGCGATAATTGCATCTCAAGCCATATCTCAGCTGGACCCTAAATGCATGTTGCCGGTTGAAGAAGATGTGTTTTTTCTCACACAAGGAGAAGAAACAGAGAATGGGACTTATACATCAATTTAG